In the genome of Siniperca chuatsi isolate FFG_IHB_CAS linkage group LG17, ASM2008510v1, whole genome shotgun sequence, one region contains:
- the LOC122863860 gene encoding prostate stem cell antigen-like: MSHSQCLIVLLCCLPLAGCLRCYTCVFPAFSPLDCLKFPQECPAGQRCLSSTALGKRGSFQVTMYEKSCAIPSQCGVSGQKYASGLYFNYTNVCCDTDLCNGAVSVAALSWGGVALCLLPALTFLLA, encoded by the exons ATGTCTCATTCACAATGTCTGATTGTGCTCCTGTGTTGTCTACCTTTGGCAG gcTGTTTGCGCTGTTACACCTGTGTATTCCCCGCATTCTCTCCTCTGGACTGCTTAAAGTTTCCTCAGGAGTGCCCAGCTGGGCAGCGCTGCCTGTCTAGTACTGCGCTGGGAAAACGGG GCTCATTTCAAGTGACGATGTATGAAAAGAGCTGTGCCATCCCCTCCCAGTGCGGTGTGAGCGGACAGAAATACGCCTCAGGCCTCTACTTCAACTACACCAACGTCTGCTGTGATACAGACCTGTGTAACGGGGCCGTGTCCGTTGCTGCCCTCAGCTGGGGAGGAGTCGCTCTCTGCCTGCTGCCTGCACTCACTTTCCTGCTGGCCTGA